The Stieleria maiorica genome includes the window TAGGGGCCGAATCCGCTGTCGATCGTCGGCTCTTCTTCAAAGTTTGCGGTGAACGGCAGCTGAACGCGTTCGGGCAAAAACGATTCGGGCCCTTGGTCGACCGAAGCCCATTGTGGGGATTGGTCGTATTTCGGATCGGGATCGATGTACTTGACCAACGTCTCACGTCGTCCGAACGGGGCGGGGACTCCGATGATGTGAACCGGCATTCCGTACTTGCGACAGATCTCGATGGCGTCTTCGACTTGTTGTTCGTCGTCGCCGCGTTCGTCCGTCACGACGATCAACAGCACGTTTCGCTGGGGTTCGTTGCCGCCGCGGCTGACCCGCAGCGACTTGTATTGTTCGGCGGCGCTTTTGACGGCCGTGAAGACCCGTTCCATTCCTGAGGCATCGGTTTCGATGTTGTCGACGATCTGTTTGATTTCATCGACGTCCTCGGTCGGCGTCTCGGTGTACAGCGTGATCGTTTCACCGAACCCGATCACGGAATTGAGTAATTGTGCGTCGTGATTCATCCCGCGTCGTCGCTCGGCCGCGAGTTCCTTTTCGTCCTTGGCCTTGGCGTCGGCCAGGATTCCCAGTTCGTCATAGATGCGGTCGAACCGGTCGCGGATTTCTTGGCGTTGGCGGTGCAACGAGCCGCTTTGGTCGAACAGCCAAACGACCAGTGTCGGCCGTTCTTCCATCGACTGCAGGATTTCGAACGTCAATCGGTCGACCGCGCCGGCGGCGCCGCTGGCGCCTTCGCCGACCGTTCCTTTTTGATTGGTCAGACGATCCATCGGGGCCATCGGTTGAGAAAAGATTCGATTGACCTCGATGTCGCCCAGGTCGCTTTTTTCGAGCTCGACCGGACTGGGGATCTCGGCGATTTCCGCGAACATTTCCGCCGACGCGTCAGCCATTTCCGATTCGGCGGTGCTGTTGGCGCCGATCGCGATCTCCGGGATGTCGCTAAAAACAACTTCTTCGACCAAGGGTTCGGATTCGGATTCGACCGGCGGCGACACGATCACGACCGCTTCTTCTTCCTTGAAGACCTGGCTGGGCATGATCGCCAGCGAGACGATGATCAAGATGTGCACCGCCATGCTGCCAAAAAAGGCCGCCGATTCGTCGGTCTGCAAGACAGGCTCTTCTTCCAGTTCCTCCTCATCCCACGCGTCGACCGTATCCATTTCCTGGTCGTCCAGATCGGCCGATTCGTCGTCACGCTCCGGAAACTCGGCCGATTCGGTGCTGGGAAACTCAGTCATACTCATGCTAACATCCGATCCTGGAAAACTCGCAGAGAAGGTCTGCCTAGACAGTTTCGCTGAGCTTTCGCAAACTTTCAACGTAGAAACGGCTTTCCGACCACCTGTTCACCTGAACTCTATCGAAGAAACGCCGATTTGGCACCAATTGTACCCATCCCCGCTTCGCTAGCCCCTCCTGACGGGAGGGTGAGGGCGAAAACGTGTGGCATGCTTGCCGTGCGGGACCGAGTTGGGAAATCCACGCAAACGCTGGCGATTTAGGAGGATTTGTGACGCAACGACTGATCGCGATTGGAGATATTCACGGTTGTCGCACGGCCCTGGAAACACTGTTGGATGCGGTTCAACCGAGCGCTGAAGACACGGTGGTGACGTTGGGCGACTACATCGATCGTGGCCCGGATTCTCGTGGGGTCATTGAGACGTTGATCCGTCTGGGCGAGCGGACGCAGTTGGTCGGGGTGTTGGGCAATCACGAAGAGATGATGCTGGAAGTGTTGCATCATGGAGGCTCCCATCATGCTTGGTTGCGATACGGGGGCGTTGAGACCTTGGAAAGTTACGGGTTTGACGGGGACCTGGATTTCTTGCCGCCCGAACACCAGCAATTTCTCGACGCCCTGGGGGACTTCTACGTCGCAGGCGACTTTTTCTTCACCCATGCCGCGTACAACCCCGAAGTTGCTCTGGAAGATCAGGAGATCGAACTGTTGCGCTGGTACTCGTTGACCAACGGGATCCCAACCCAGCATCAAAGTGGCAAGACCGCTGTGGTCGGCCACACGGCCAACCGTGACGGCGAGATCCTGGACACGGGGCATCTGATTTGTCTCGACACTTATTGCTACGGCGGCGGTTGGTTGACAGCAATGGACGTCAACACGCGTCAGGTTTGGCAAGCGAACGAGCAAGGTGAGCTACGGCAGTAAGCCCAGCGGCAATCATGCATCTCTCCTAGTTCCCCATCCCAACGCAAGTGCCCCGGGCCGCGCAATCTCCGCAGCTCTCACCCGGGGACTCTTACCCGGGGACAGACCCCGGTTGAATGGGACAGACCCCGGTTGAATGGGACAGACCCCGGTTGAATGGGGACAGACCCCGGGTGAACGGGGACAGACCCCGGGTGAACGGGGACAGACCCCGGGTAAATGGGGACAGACCCCGGGTGTACGGGGACAGACCCCGGGTGTACGGGGACAGACCCCGGAGTGGGGGCGGGGCTGGTTTTTTGAAGGCTTCCGGCTGGCGAACCACTGCTATGCCGTTGTGTTGATGCTTAGAATCCGGTCTCCCCGTTCCCGGTTCCTAGCCGGGAGACTATGAAACACATCGCGGGTGTGTTTTCCCGGTCGCGACTCGTAAGGAGACGAACCCCCGATGGCACGCAATGAACAACTCATTCGCCAGCACAAGTTGCTTCAGCTGCTCGAACTGTCGCGGTTCGGACGCACACTGGAGGAGTTGCGAGGCGATTTGGTCGCCGATCTGGGGCTGACCAAGCTTCACGAACGAACAGTGCGCCGCGATCTGGAAGCACTGCAAGCGGCGGGTTTTGATATCCAGTCCGAATCCCTGCAGCGCGGCCGGGTCTTCAAGCTGGGCCAAAACACGACGGATGTTCATGAGATCGGGATCTCTGCGACGGAACTGATCGCGCTGTCGATCGGGCGTGAGCTGCTCTATCCGCTGATGGGCACCCAATACTGGCGTGGGATCGAAACGTTCTGGAACAAAGTTCAAGAAGCGGTCCCCAACGGCGTCTTCGACCACTACGCGCGTTATCGCGCTGCCCTACACGTCTTCGGTTCACCCAGCAAATCGTACGAACGCCAGGAAGGCATGCTCAAGACGATCAACCGGGCCATCCTGGAGCACCGATTGGTTGAAATCGAATACGAGCCGATAGGCAAACCGGTGTCGACCCGGAAGATCGAACCCTACGGTTTGGCGGTTTATCAAAGCAGCATCTATATCGTTGCTGCGGTCCCGACGACGGCCGCAGTCGAGTCGCCGGAAAAGGGGCAGCGGTTGCGGAACTGGAAACTCGATCGTTTTCACCACGCGACGCTCTTGGACGAATACTTCAAACCCGACCCCGAAATCAACTTGTCGAAGTATCTCGGCAGTAGCATCGGGATCTTTTCGGGAGATTCGACGACGCTGGTCAAGATTCGTTTAGGAAAACGGAGTGCCGCTTACCTGCGAGAAGATCCCTGGCACCCCGAGCAAACGCTGGAAGAACTGGATGACGGCGCCACCTTGCTGACGGTTCCGGCGGCGCACCCCCGAGAGATTCTGCCCAAAGTCCTCTCGCTGGGAGCGGATGCGGAGGTCATCGAGCCGACGGAATTTCGCGAAACCATCGCCGAATCGGTGCGCGCGATGGTCGCAAACTACGCCTGAAGGCTACCACGGTCGCGGCCGCTTTTCTGTCGCCCATACGGGGAAAGTCGGTAGCCGACTTGTTGATGTAATCAGCCGTTTGGCGCGAGCCTACGAACGCCAGTGCGTTGTTTGGGTAGTGGAGGCCCGTACGCTCGCGCGAAACGGCAGATTTCAGCTGTGATCGGAATAGATCAACAATCCGTTACCCCGCCGGTGTCGTGGACGAAGCCGGGCTTTCCATCACCGGATTATCCACCATCGGTGCCTGGCTGCGCGACAAAACCGATTCCACGCGATCCATCAAGCGTTGCGCATCATCCACGCAACCGCTGGTGTCATCGGACACCATCGCGACAAATTCGGCATTGCAATGACGGCAGGCAACAACGCGACCGAGTAAAGAGCCACGAATCTGAATTCGCCGACCGCACGTAGGACAAGACCGTGTGAAGCGAACAAGACTGTTTGAACTCATCAGCCACTCCTGAAAAGAGAAATCCATTGAATAGGGCTGCAAGGGGAAGAACTTACCCCTTCAGGCAGTATTAATCAAGCTTAAAATCACAAAGCCGCTCTATCACGGAGTTCGCTCTCTCGCTCGCGGGGGGTGTGGGGCGAGATTGGTCGCTTGATGCCGCTTTTCCTGCCGAATACCACCTTCCCCTACCGTAAACCGGCGTCATCGGGTTGAATCGGACCGACCATCTTTCCCCCTCTTCGTCACTCAAGACCCTTCGATGCCTCAAAAAACCGGACATTTTATTACCGTCGATGGAATCGACGGCGTCGGCAAAACCACGCAAATCCAGGGCTTGCAGCGTTTGTTGCGCGAATTCGAGTTGGATTTCATTACGACGCGTGATCCGGGAAGTTCGGAAATCGGCCAGCGGTTACGGGCCTTGTTGTTGGAGAGCGAGTTGACCATGCATCGTCGAACCGAGGCGATGCTGTTTATGGCCAGTCGTTGCGAAATGGTCGAATCGACGATCCGTCCGACGCTGGCCAGCGGGACCAGCGTGATCAGC containing:
- a CDS encoding helix-turn-helix transcriptional regulator, translating into MARNEQLIRQHKLLQLLELSRFGRTLEELRGDLVADLGLTKLHERTVRRDLEALQAAGFDIQSESLQRGRVFKLGQNTTDVHEIGISATELIALSIGRELLYPLMGTQYWRGIETFWNKVQEAVPNGVFDHYARYRAALHVFGSPSKSYERQEGMLKTINRAILEHRLVEIEYEPIGKPVSTRKIEPYGLAVYQSSIYIVAAVPTTAAVESPEKGQRLRNWKLDRFHHATLLDEYFKPDPEINLSKYLGSSIGIFSGDSTTLVKIRLGKRSAAYLREDPWHPEQTLEELDDGATLLTVPAAHPREILPKVLSLGADAEVIEPTEFRETIAESVRAMVANYA
- a CDS encoding vWA domain-containing protein, with the translated sequence MSMTEFPSTESAEFPERDDESADLDDQEMDTVDAWDEEELEEEPVLQTDESAAFFGSMAVHILIIVSLAIMPSQVFKEEEAVVIVSPPVESESEPLVEEVVFSDIPEIAIGANSTAESEMADASAEMFAEIAEIPSPVELEKSDLGDIEVNRIFSQPMAPMDRLTNQKGTVGEGASGAAGAVDRLTFEILQSMEERPTLVVWLFDQSGSLHRQRQEIRDRFDRIYDELGILADAKAKDEKELAAERRRGMNHDAQLLNSVIGFGETITLYTETPTEDVDEIKQIVDNIETDASGMERVFTAVKSAAEQYKSLRVSRGGNEPQRNVLLIVVTDERGDDEQQVEDAIEICRKYGMPVHIIGVPAPFGRRETLVKYIDPDPKYDQSPQWASVDQGPESFLPERVQLPFTANFEEEPTIDSGFGPYALTRLSYETGGIYFNVHPNRNVSRRVNKRDVAAYASDMEYFFDPVAMSRYRPDYLSPRDYVAKVKSSPLRTSLVTAAQLKPVTGITRPRLRFIGTDQARLSGDLSRAQQDAARLEQPLGRMAMTLEPGMKYRDREESPRWRAGFDLAMGRVLAQKVRTETYNAMLAKAKLGMSFEKEKNNTWVLEPSDEVTVGSKWKREAETARMLLETVVNEHPGTPWELLAKKELEVPIGWTWTEDFTDLSPPPRRNPGNNNNPPRPGRDDQKRMLNKAPKRPVPKL
- a CDS encoding metallophosphoesterase family protein, yielding MTQRLIAIGDIHGCRTALETLLDAVQPSAEDTVVTLGDYIDRGPDSRGVIETLIRLGERTQLVGVLGNHEEMMLEVLHHGGSHHAWLRYGGVETLESYGFDGDLDFLPPEHQQFLDALGDFYVAGDFFFTHAAYNPEVALEDQEIELLRWYSLTNGIPTQHQSGKTAVVGHTANRDGEILDTGHLICLDTYCYGGGWLTAMDVNTRQVWQANEQGELRQ